From a single Nostoc edaphicum CCNP1411 genomic region:
- a CDS encoding alpha/beta hydrolase, whose translation MRYFHPRKILLRSIGVVAIAYISTCLILFIRQRYLIFRPTPQILTLPSSPDFFLPYKDVRLPITSSNEYIHGWWIPAALPKEKVSLIPNEPVKILKSPKTFLYFCGAAANKGYYTHIARLQAMRQLGFSVLVIDYRGFGSSKGNFPSESQLYQDSQIAWNYLVKIRQIPPEQIVIYGESLGGAVAIDLAVKHPEASGLIVQSSFTSMAEEIKYRDWLRMFPIDLLLTQKFDSISKVRSLRLPVLFIHGTDDSIVPSYMSQQLYDAASEPKQLLLIPEGKHFQIYQPGSNSYLQAIQKFIQKVESQE comes from the coding sequence ATGCGATATTTTCATCCTCGAAAAATACTGCTAAGGAGTATAGGAGTGGTAGCGATCGCCTACATTTCAACTTGTCTAATTTTGTTTATTCGGCAGCGTTATTTGATATTTCGCCCCACTCCACAAATTTTAACGCTACCTAGTTCACCCGACTTTTTTCTTCCTTACAAAGATGTGCGTTTACCTATTACCAGCTCTAATGAATATATACATGGCTGGTGGATTCCAGCAGCATTACCAAAAGAGAAAGTTTCTTTAATTCCAAATGAGCCTGTAAAAATTTTAAAATCACCTAAAACATTTTTATACTTTTGTGGTGCTGCTGCGAATAAGGGTTACTACACTCATATAGCCAGACTTCAAGCAATGCGACAGTTGGGGTTTTCTGTGTTAGTGATTGACTACCGAGGTTTTGGTAGTAGTAAAGGGAATTTTCCTAGTGAGTCTCAGCTTTATCAAGATAGTCAAATAGCCTGGAATTATTTAGTAAAAATACGACAAATTCCTCCAGAGCAAATTGTCATTTACGGCGAATCACTTGGGGGAGCAGTTGCTATAGATTTGGCAGTAAAACATCCAGAAGCTAGTGGATTAATTGTGCAAAGCTCTTTTACATCAATGGCAGAGGAAATAAAATATAGAGATTGGTTACGGATGTTTCCCATCGATTTGCTGCTAACACAAAAGTTTGATTCTATTTCTAAAGTTCGTTCTCTACGTCTTCCAGTTTTATTTATTCATGGAACTGATGACAGCATTGTTCCATCCTATATGAGTCAGCAGTTATATGATGCTGCCTCTGAACCCAAACAACTTTTATTAATTCCAGAAGGAAAACATTTCCAAATTTATCAACCTGGAAGTAACTCGTATTTACAGGCAATTCAGAAGTTTATCCAAAAGGTAGAGTCTCAAGAGTAA
- a CDS encoding esterase/lipase family protein yields the protein MPLPTVILPGYLESAIAYRQLEQSLQQLDFPTTTVPLRRRDWLPTIVGRPITPILQQLDRTINHTLQQYNATQVNLIGHSAGGWISRIYMGGKPYLARGDVKPFLWEAHPLVATLITLGTPHISQERWTRFNLDFVTHNYPGAFHKNVRYVCVAGKTIFGERRRGSWLAYSSYQLTCGKGNTWGDGITPIEAAHLEGAENLVIEGVRHSPRSPGIWYGSPEPLKAWVQYLI from the coding sequence ATGCCGTTACCGACAGTTATTTTGCCTGGATATCTGGAAAGCGCGATCGCTTACCGCCAACTAGAACAATCTCTACAGCAGTTAGATTTTCCCACAACTACAGTCCCACTGCGACGGCGTGACTGGCTACCCACTATTGTAGGAAGACCTATAACGCCAATTTTGCAACAACTAGATCGCACGATCAACCATACATTGCAGCAATATAATGCTACTCAAGTTAATTTAATTGGTCACTCAGCCGGAGGTTGGATATCCCGAATCTACATGGGAGGAAAGCCCTATTTAGCACGCGGCGATGTCAAGCCATTTCTTTGGGAAGCGCATCCCCTGGTTGCTACTCTCATCACCTTGGGTACACCCCACATTAGCCAAGAACGCTGGACGCGCTTCAATCTTGATTTTGTCACTCATAATTACCCAGGAGCCTTTCACAAAAACGTTCGTTACGTTTGTGTGGCTGGGAAAACTATCTTTGGAGAAAGACGACGCGGTAGTTGGTTAGCTTATAGTAGTTACCAATTAACCTGTGGTAAGGGTAACACTTGGGGAGATGGAATCACACCCATTGAAGCTGCTCATTTAGAAGGAGCAGAAAATCTGGTGATTGAAGGTGTGAGGCATTCTCCGAGAAGTCCTGGGATTTGGTATGGTTCACCAGAACCCTTAAAAGCTTGGGTGCAATATTTAATTTAA
- a CDS encoding cytochrome b N-terminal domain-containing protein produces the protein MQSTQFDRILRRVATIISVVILTLCLIYISTGILLSFYYEPTAGGAYNSLKMINTQLPYGWLFWRAHDIAGNAVIAIALIQLVVMFLGRQFRKSWLAAWISGILLTLSAIGLNWTAMILDWTQEGYWRFSIELGTIEAIPLIGSQLRDILTGGGAINTITVEHLYTIHSYLISVATLILAIVHLSALLWQESQMHQAEWEVGS, from the coding sequence ATGCAAAGCACCCAGTTCGATAGGATTTTGCGACGAGTAGCGACGATAATATCGGTCGTGATTCTGACTCTGTGCCTAATTTATATCTCTACCGGAATTTTGCTTTCTTTTTACTATGAACCGACAGCAGGCGGGGCTTATAACTCCTTAAAGATGATTAATACACAACTGCCATACGGCTGGTTGTTTTGGAGAGCGCATGATATTGCTGGTAACGCGGTAATTGCGATCGCTCTCATTCAACTTGTGGTGATGTTTTTAGGTCGGCAATTTCGTAAGAGTTGGCTGGCTGCTTGGATTAGTGGGATTTTGTTGACCTTAAGTGCGATCGGGCTGAATTGGACAGCCATGATCCTAGATTGGACTCAGGAAGGATACTGGCGTTTTAGCATTGAGCTAGGAACCATCGAAGCCATTCCTTTGATTGGTAGCCAACTGCGCGACATCCTGACTGGCGGTGGAGCCATTAACACAATTACCGTCGAACACCTTTACACAATCCACAGTTATCTGATTTCGGTAGCGACGCTAATTCTTGCCATAGTGCATTTGTCTGCCTTACTCTGGCAGGAATCGCAAATGCATCAAGCTGAGTGGGAAGTTGGGAGTTAG
- the psbV gene encoding photosystem II cytochrome c-550: MFRRLIGVVVATVLLSFQLFVGSATAVELDKATRTVPLNTEGEVTVLSLKQVKEGKRLFNYACAQCHAGGVTKTNQNVGLTPEDLALATPNRNNVEGLVDYLKNPTTYDGEEEISEIHPSIKSADIFTAMRNLTDDDLEAIAGHILLQPKIVGTKWGGGKIYY; this comes from the coding sequence ATGTTTAGAAGACTAATTGGCGTTGTTGTGGCCACTGTTTTACTCTCGTTTCAGTTGTTTGTCGGTAGCGCGACAGCAGTGGAACTGGACAAAGCTACCCGAACAGTGCCATTAAATACTGAAGGTGAGGTCACCGTACTCAGCCTTAAACAAGTCAAAGAAGGCAAACGCTTATTTAATTACGCTTGCGCCCAATGTCATGCTGGGGGAGTTACCAAAACAAACCAGAACGTGGGACTAACTCCAGAGGATTTGGCACTGGCAACACCCAACCGTAATAACGTTGAAGGCTTGGTGGATTACCTGAAAAATCCTACTACTTACGACGGCGAAGAAGAAATTTCCGAAATACATCCCAGTATCAAAAGTGCAGATATTTTCACAGCAATGCGAAATCTGACAGATGATGACTTGGAAGCGATCGCTGGTCATATTCTCTTGCAACCCAAAATTGTTGGTACTAAGTGGGGAGGTGGAAAAATCTATTACTAA
- a CDS encoding carbohydrate ABC transporter permease, whose translation MFEINRRRINPRWNITEDLSGYMFMMPTILVLGTFVVLPILYAVFLSLQKVQLLGGIEYEFIGFRNFTRLAEDERVWIALRNTAEYVAIVVPTQTILALILAVTLNSGIRGKNWWRILYFLPTVTSSAVLTLIFMWIYNTDGLLNDFLAFAGLPTYNWLGDPAVALKGIMIMNIWSTAPFFMVIYLAALQDIPQTLYEAAELDGANGWQQFIHITLPLLKPVTFFVATVGVIGTFQLFDQSYIFSGGTGGPNNATLTVVLLIYQAVFRNLQMGYAAAIAFLLAAVIIAITLIQRRLFGGERI comes from the coding sequence GTGTTTGAAATCAACAGACGGCGGATTAACCCCAGGTGGAATATCACCGAAGACTTGTCTGGGTATATGTTTATGATGCCCACCATTCTAGTTTTAGGAACTTTTGTAGTCCTACCCATTCTCTACGCCGTTTTTCTTTCCTTGCAAAAAGTTCAACTTCTTGGCGGTATTGAGTACGAATTCATTGGTTTTCGGAACTTCACGCGATTAGCTGAAGATGAAAGAGTTTGGATTGCTTTGAGAAACACAGCCGAATATGTAGCTATTGTTGTGCCAACTCAAACTATCCTGGCTTTAATTCTGGCGGTAACTCTGAATTCTGGAATTCGCGGTAAAAACTGGTGGCGTATCCTCTATTTTTTGCCGACAGTCACTTCTTCAGCAGTGCTGACACTCATCTTTATGTGGATTTATAACACTGATGGGCTACTAAATGATTTTCTCGCTTTTGCGGGGCTACCTACTTATAACTGGTTGGGTGATCCAGCAGTTGCGCTCAAAGGCATTATGATCATGAACATTTGGTCAACCGCACCGTTTTTCATGGTGATTTATCTGGCGGCGTTACAGGATATACCCCAAACACTTTACGAGGCCGCGGAACTTGATGGTGCAAATGGATGGCAGCAATTTATCCACATTACTCTTCCCTTACTTAAGCCTGTAACCTTCTTTGTGGCAACAGTGGGGGTAATTGGGACTTTTCAACTTTTTGACCAGTCTTACATCTTCTCTGGCGGTACTGGCGGGCCAAACAACGCTACCTTAACTGTGGTGCTGCTGATTTATCAGGCTGTGTTTCGGAATTTACAAATGGGATATGCAGCTGCGATCGCATTTTTGTTGGCAGCAGTGATTATTGCCATCACTTTGATTCAGCGGCGACTTTTTGGAGGTGAACGAATTTGA
- a CDS encoding ATP-binding protein codes for MSYTDYLRTIKSKLQRTGKTQKSLRVKTIIEQFGYQRRSQSFIDDFNTALDELGLCANPRLDLHIPLDTKIAISIKGVEPINEVAESQSISAKLKEAISVKHDFFYYLFDFGSEQEYERFQACLDSHQPVGIFLIPQVEDFFSDIVVKIFNYELIRKYQYGGYNSIPKAVARKIPSSIASEDKDCEDEQENPISDASIFQFYRSTMTSIILGNTGLELLDSEKFDQQFEQISLYANKYNSEQFFILFHCPSVLEIQAHQQEDALGYLVDRVASKIPFTFTLRCKYPNEVSIEHKEEVYAHFRLLLELPYYEIEEDDASLQDYFLELQKAQIQAESQLLLKMKAEHFYTLKWQQESKEYIYLKYFAIKTLESIGYGLSNIGCEVEFTSRDEETIDENTSDDDEEYQSEIIEVYVKNQVLIEIETLKYQEFQDNNLFLDSIKRVLRKSKVWPNKLESIWLVIPGFEIARNYYQLKKAKEILEYKFSGYYGDRFQVVIMAPDYEKHQLVPVSFDSINYPSFEYVAQKPSLVQAYPTTNRVKEFKLDFSQVQGLKEEKEKLTRLLKLQSKGYKSSIGGILFYGLPGCGKTLLANAFANESGRYFFKFSPADIISVWIGQSQKNIRDIFAQAKKKSPSLLFIDELDSIGFNRNNDNAHTDQKATINQLLIELNNLQNSDVIVIAATNYLSGIDSALKRSGRLDWKIPVFPPDQVERMDLFKHYLSKIDMNQLVNFEILADKSGRFTSSDIELVCREVRNAILLEEISSALTTSDVITYINNLQDGGLSLNEGQVKDFLEECRRMSVKNPKLETLKLEWGLY; via the coding sequence ATGTCATATACAGACTACTTACGTACAATTAAAAGTAAACTCCAGAGAACTGGTAAAACTCAAAAAAGCCTACGGGTCAAAACTATCATAGAACAGTTTGGCTACCAGCGTAGAAGTCAATCATTCATAGATGATTTTAATACTGCTCTTGATGAATTGGGGCTTTGTGCAAATCCTCGGTTGGATTTGCATATTCCGTTAGATACAAAAATAGCTATTTCTATTAAAGGTGTAGAACCAATAAATGAAGTTGCTGAATCTCAATCTATTTCAGCCAAACTAAAAGAGGCAATTTCAGTCAAACACGATTTTTTCTACTACTTGTTTGATTTTGGCTCTGAACAAGAATATGAACGATTCCAGGCATGTTTAGATTCTCACCAGCCAGTAGGTATTTTTTTAATTCCACAAGTAGAAGATTTCTTCTCTGATATTGTTGTCAAAATCTTTAATTATGAATTAATTAGAAAATATCAGTATGGCGGCTATAATAGTATACCAAAAGCTGTCGCTAGGAAAATTCCTAGCAGTATTGCCTCAGAAGATAAAGATTGTGAAGATGAACAAGAAAATCCTATCTCTGATGCTAGTATTTTTCAGTTTTATCGCTCAACCATGACCAGTATTATACTTGGCAACACTGGTTTAGAATTGCTTGATTCTGAAAAATTTGATCAGCAGTTTGAACAGATATCACTATATGCAAATAAATATAATTCTGAACAGTTTTTCATTTTATTTCATTGTCCATCGGTATTAGAAATCCAAGCTCATCAGCAAGAAGATGCTTTAGGATACTTAGTAGATAGAGTTGCCAGTAAAATTCCTTTTACTTTTACTCTCAGGTGTAAATATCCAAATGAAGTCTCTATTGAACATAAAGAGGAAGTATACGCCCATTTTCGTCTCCTGCTGGAACTTCCGTATTATGAAATAGAGGAAGATGATGCATCTTTGCAAGATTACTTTCTAGAATTACAAAAAGCCCAGATACAGGCTGAGTCACAGTTATTACTGAAGATGAAAGCTGAACATTTTTACACCCTGAAGTGGCAACAGGAAAGTAAAGAATATATCTATCTCAAATATTTTGCTATTAAAACATTGGAAAGTATCGGATATGGATTGTCTAATATCGGCTGTGAAGTTGAGTTTACCTCCAGAGATGAGGAAACAATAGATGAAAATACATCGGATGATGATGAAGAGTACCAAAGTGAAATCATAGAAGTCTATGTAAAAAATCAGGTGTTGATTGAGATAGAAACTCTCAAATATCAAGAATTTCAGGATAATAATCTCTTTTTAGATTCAATTAAAAGAGTTTTGAGAAAATCAAAAGTATGGCCAAATAAACTCGAAAGTATTTGGTTAGTAATCCCCGGTTTTGAGATAGCACGCAACTATTACCAACTGAAAAAAGCTAAAGAAATATTAGAATATAAATTTTCTGGATATTATGGCGATCGCTTCCAAGTTGTAATCATGGCTCCTGATTATGAAAAACACCAATTAGTCCCAGTATCATTTGATTCTATCAACTATCCATCTTTTGAGTATGTGGCTCAAAAACCTAGTTTAGTCCAAGCATATCCAACTACTAACCGCGTCAAAGAATTTAAGCTTGACTTTAGCCAAGTACAAGGGCTAAAGGAAGAAAAAGAAAAACTAACTAGACTCCTGAAGCTGCAATCTAAAGGATACAAAAGTTCAATTGGTGGAATTCTTTTTTATGGCTTACCGGGATGTGGTAAAACTTTACTAGCAAATGCCTTTGCTAATGAGTCGGGAAGATATTTCTTTAAGTTCTCTCCTGCCGATATTATCAGTGTTTGGATCGGGCAAAGTCAAAAGAATATTCGCGATATCTTTGCTCAAGCTAAGAAAAAGTCTCCTTCACTTTTATTCATTGATGAATTAGACAGTATTGGATTTAATCGTAACAATGACAACGCACATACAGACCAAAAAGCAACTATCAACCAATTACTCATAGAACTAAATAATCTCCAAAATAGTGATGTAATTGTCATTGCTGCTACTAATTATTTGAGTGGCATTGATAGTGCTTTGAAGCGTTCTGGTAGATTGGATTGGAAGATTCCTGTTTTTCCACCCGATCAAGTGGAAAGAATGGATTTGTTCAAACACTACCTGTCCAAAATTGATATGAATCAGCTAGTTAACTTTGAAATTCTGGCAGATAAAAGTGGGAGATTTACTTCATCAGATATTGAGTTGGTTTGTCGGGAAGTTAGAAATGCTATTCTTCTAGAAGAAATTAGTTCAGCTTTAACAACTTCAGATGTGATTACTTACATCAACAATCTGCAAGACGGCGGCTTAAGTCTTAACGAGGGACAAGTCAAAGACTTTTTAGAAGAGTGTAGGAGAATGAGTGTAAAAAATCCTAAGTTAGAAACTCTGAAATTAGAATGGGGATTGTATTAG
- the petJ gene encoding cytochrome c6 PetJ has translation MRILLLILLSAIALFKLTFISPALAAEPSNGAKIFEANCASCHIGGGNILISQKTLKKEALSKYLENYDSDSIQAIIHQVQNGKNAMPAFKGKLSHEDILEVAAYVFQNAEQGW, from the coding sequence TTGAGAATACTTTTATTAATCTTACTGTCGGCGATCGCTCTATTCAAATTGACATTCATTAGTCCAGCACTCGCTGCCGAACCATCTAATGGGGCTAAAATTTTTGAGGCTAACTGTGCTTCTTGCCATATAGGTGGCGGTAACATCCTTATCAGCCAGAAAACCTTGAAAAAGGAAGCATTGTCAAAGTACTTAGAAAATTATGATAGCGACTCAATCCAGGCAATTATCCACCAAGTACAAAATGGTAAAAATGCCATGCCTGCCTTTAAAGGCAAGTTAAGTCATGAGGATATTCTTGAGGTAGCTGCTTACGTATTTCAAAATGCAGAACAAGGCTGGTAA
- the petE gene encoding plastocyanin, translated as MKLISASWRRLSLAVLTILLVVSSVAVFTPSASAETYQVKLGSDKGMLAFEPKKLTIKPGDTIEWVNNKVPPHNVVFDAAKNPAKSADLAKSLSHKKMLMSPGQKETTTFPADATPGDYTFYCEPHRGAGMVGTITVEG; from the coding sequence ATGAAATTAATTTCGGCAAGCTGGCGACGCCTTAGTTTAGCTGTATTGACAATCCTTTTAGTTGTTAGCAGCGTTGCTGTTTTTACTCCCAGTGCTTCGGCTGAAACCTATCAGGTGAAATTGGGTAGCGATAAAGGAATGCTCGCATTTGAACCGAAAAAGTTGACTATCAAACCAGGTGACACAATTGAATGGGTGAACAATAAAGTTCCTCCCCATAATGTTGTGTTTGATGCTGCCAAAAACCCCGCTAAGAGCGCTGATTTAGCGAAATCTCTGTCTCATAAAAAGATGTTGATGAGTCCTGGTCAAAAGGAAACAACTACCTTCCCCGCAGACGCAACACCTGGTGATTACACCTTCTACTGCGAACCCCACCGTGGTGCTGGCATGGTTGGTACAATCACTGTCGAAGGCTAG
- a CDS encoding carbohydrate ABC transporter permease produces the protein MTNISGLSWLKALLYVLLTLYAIITLIPFLWALSASFKPLTEIVSGEPNFLPKNFTLDNYKQIFLQEPLFWRWLFNSVAIAISVTLLNLLLNSMAGYALARLRFVGKRFWFFLILAVLAVPAQITLIPTFLILKAIGWLNSYQGMIVPSMVNATFIFMMRQFFVNFPKELEEAAQLDGLNTFGIFRYIVLPLAKPALAAQAVFVFMGSWNNFLLPIVILFDPEMFTLPLGLNTFKGQYISYWNYIMAASMVFTLPALGIYAFFNRYFIQSVTFTGGKG, from the coding sequence TTGACTAACATCTCTGGCTTATCCTGGCTCAAAGCCCTGTTGTATGTCTTGCTGACACTCTATGCCATCATTACCCTAATTCCATTTCTCTGGGCACTTTCAGCATCATTTAAGCCGCTAACAGAGATTGTCAGTGGTGAACCCAACTTTCTCCCCAAGAATTTTACTCTCGATAACTACAAGCAAATCTTTCTTCAAGAACCGCTATTTTGGCGCTGGTTGTTCAACAGTGTGGCGATCGCCATTAGCGTCACGCTTTTAAACTTGTTATTAAACTCAATGGCTGGTTATGCCTTGGCAAGACTGCGCTTTGTAGGCAAACGCTTTTGGTTCTTCCTGATTTTGGCTGTGCTGGCAGTACCAGCGCAAATCACCCTGATTCCAACATTTTTGATTTTGAAAGCGATCGGCTGGCTGAATTCTTACCAAGGCATGATTGTACCTAGCATGGTCAATGCCACTTTTATTTTTATGATGCGGCAGTTTTTTGTTAATTTTCCTAAAGAACTAGAAGAAGCAGCGCAACTGGATGGCTTAAATACCTTTGGAATTTTTCGATATATTGTCTTACCTTTGGCAAAACCAGCACTAGCAGCGCAGGCAGTGTTTGTATTCATGGGGAGTTGGAATAATTTTTTGCTGCCTATAGTTATCTTATTTGACCCAGAAATGTTTACCCTTCCCTTGGGGCTGAACACCTTTAAAGGTCAATACATCAGCTATTGGAACTACATTATGGCGGCTTCTATGGTCTTCACTCTGCCCGCTTTAGGTATTTACGCCTTTTTTAACCGTTACTTTATTCAAAGCGTCACCTTTACCGGGGGAAAAGGTTAA